From the genome of Mucilaginibacter paludis DSM 18603:
ACTCAGTTGTAGTTTCACCCTTTCACAGACTACCTGTATTAAATCCTCGCAATGACGACGGTTTTTCTCTCCAAGCGTCATTGCGAGGTACGAAGCAATCTCTACTTAGGCAAAGCGGCTCTGCATTTTCGCTCTGTACAGCTTAGAGATTGCTTCGTCGTACCTCCTCGCAATGACGTCTTATTAAATTATTGACAGCCAGCATAAAGTGTCATTGCGAGGTATGAAGTAATCTCTACTTAGGAAAAGCAGTTTTGCATTTTCGCTCTGTACAGCTTAGAGATTGCTTCGTCGTAGCTCCTCGCAATGACGCTGAAAAAAGAATGTAACGCTTATCAATCAATCGCACTACGCAATACTCATTACGCAATACTATAACCATCAACCTTAAACCCTGCCTTTTCCAGATCACTCCAAAATGCCGGGTATGATTTTTCTACTACCTGGGGCTCCTCTACCTCCACCTGCGGCACCACCAGGGCTAAAGGCGCAAAGGCCATGGCCATCCGGTGATCTTCGTAGGTACGGATGGTTACCTTTTCGGGGATTTGCTTTTCGCTACAGTCAAGCTTATAAACCTGGCCTTTTTCGGTTAGCTTCACCCCTATTTTGGCCAGCTCATTTTGCAACGCAGCAACGCGATCTGTTTCTTTGATCTTTAGGGTTTCTAATCCGGTAAAGGTAGCATCATGGCCTAAGGCTGCGCAAACCACAATTACGGTCTGGGCTAAGTCGGGACATTCCTTAAAGTCGAAGATCTTTCGTAAAATAGGTTTTGCTTCCTTTTGCAGGTGAACGCCGCCATCTTTAAATTGCGATGTGATGCCAAAGTTGGCCATAATCTCAGTGATCACGCTATCGCCTTGTAAACTGTAAGGCGTTAATGCTGGTAAAAACAGTTCGGCCTCATCACACAATGCCGCTATGGCGTACCAGTAGGATGCCGCGCTCCAATCGGGCTCAACCAATATGGAAGTTTCTTTAAACGGCTGATTAGCGATATGAATGTTGTTATCGTCCCATGTATGCTGTATACCTACTTGCTGTAACATGGCCAAAGTCATCTCCACATAAGGCTTTGATGTTAATTCGCCTTCGATCTCCAAAGTTAATCCCAAAGGTAAGCTTGGCGCGATGAGCAACAGAGCCGTAATATACTGGCTGCTGATATTACCTTTGATGCTGATGCGATCCGTTTTTTGTTGAAAACCGCTGTGGATTTGAAGCGGAGGAAAACCTTCGTTAACCTGGTAGTCAATTTTGGCACCCAACTTACGCATGGCATCAACCAAAATACCTATCGGCCTTTGCTGCATGCGTTTAGTACCGGTAATGATGATGTTTTTATCCAGCAAAGGTAAATAGGCGGTTAAAAAACGCATAGCAGTGCCAGCGGGGCCGATATCGACATAGTCCATGGTCGATGGTCCATGGTCCATGGTTGGAGGCTGACGGTCTATGGTCGATAGTCTATGGTCCATGGTTGGAGGCTGACGGTCCATGGTCGATGGTCCATGGTCCATGGTTGGAGGCTGACGGTCTATGGTTGATGGTTCACGATCCGCCACAGCCTGGCTATGGACTATGGACCATGGACTATGGACTTTTAAAACCGCAGCCAAAGTTACCGCATCGGCCGCGTCGGATATATTGAGCACCTTAACCTTGCCTTTGCTCAGGGCCTCAATAATGAGAGCCCTGTTGCATTCGCTTTTTGAGCCGGTAAGTTGTATGGTACCGCTCAAGGTTTTTGTTGCC
Proteins encoded in this window:
- a CDS encoding 3-phosphoshikimate 1-carboxyvinyltransferase — its product is MQANIIISKATKTLSGTIQLTGSKSECNRALIIEALSKGKVKVLNISDAADAVTLAAVLKVHSPWSIVHSQAVADREPSTIDRQPPTMDHGPSTMDRQPPTMDHRLSTIDRQPPTMDHGPSTMDYVDIGPAGTAMRFLTAYLPLLDKNIIITGTKRMQQRPIGILVDAMRKLGAKIDYQVNEGFPPLQIHSGFQQKTDRISIKGNISSQYITALLLIAPSLPLGLTLEIEGELTSKPYVEMTLAMLQQVGIQHTWDDNNIHIANQPFKETSILVEPDWSAASYWYAIAALCDEAELFLPALTPYSLQGDSVITEIMANFGITSQFKDGGVHLQKEAKPILRKIFDFKECPDLAQTVIVVCAALGHDATFTGLETLKIKETDRVAALQNELAKIGVKLTEKGQVYKLDCSEKQIPEKVTIRTYEDHRMAMAFAPLALVVPQVEVEEPQVVEKSYPAFWSDLEKAGFKVDGYSIA